The Microbacterium sp. SORGH_AS_0862 genome has a segment encoding these proteins:
- a CDS encoding threonine/serine exporter ThrE family protein — protein sequence MEPPVDTTDLLPVVDDALSVRILDLAVRMGETMLVAGAPASEVTLTIVRVCEVYGLTPVHVDVTYNSITAAYHRTGAARPVTLLRVVRGSTPDHDRLMRLQALVADISAGMGLDEAQTAARRIRRAPFRYPPAAVITAQGALAVGVAVMFGANWLLIALAFTGAACAALTQFALAKARVPYFFSQVAGAFVLTVIAATSRFLVVLGVPGAEEIRPSVIVAAGIVLMLAGLTVVGAAQDAIDGFALTATGRILELITQTIGVVIGILAGLEAVRVMGLAMEPPDTALPLGPPVMQFAGASIIASAVAVFNGAGGRVVAVSALLSLVAWGGYTVSAAAGLEVAAASGIGAFVASFVGIVVAFRLHVPSVAVTTAAILPMVPGAAVFRGLLGVVESAGDTAVMMTGFATLVNAAVIGISLAVGASLGLYLGQPVRASLSGVTRSRAKLRRYDGPGRSH from the coding sequence GTGGAACCGCCCGTTGACACGACGGATCTCCTTCCCGTCGTCGACGACGCCCTCAGCGTCCGCATCCTGGATCTCGCGGTCCGGATGGGCGAGACGATGCTCGTCGCCGGCGCTCCGGCGAGCGAGGTCACCCTGACGATCGTGCGCGTGTGCGAGGTGTACGGTCTGACACCGGTCCACGTGGACGTCACGTACAACTCGATCACCGCGGCCTATCACCGCACGGGCGCCGCCCGCCCGGTCACGCTCCTGCGCGTCGTGCGCGGCAGCACCCCCGACCACGACCGCCTGATGCGGCTGCAGGCGCTCGTCGCCGACATCTCCGCCGGGATGGGTCTCGACGAGGCGCAGACGGCGGCACGCCGCATCCGCCGTGCGCCGTTCCGCTATCCACCCGCGGCCGTCATCACGGCCCAGGGCGCACTCGCGGTCGGCGTCGCGGTCATGTTCGGCGCGAACTGGCTGCTCATCGCGCTCGCGTTCACGGGGGCGGCCTGCGCCGCGCTGACGCAGTTCGCGCTCGCGAAGGCGCGCGTGCCGTACTTCTTCAGCCAGGTCGCCGGAGCCTTCGTGCTCACGGTCATCGCCGCGACGAGCCGCTTCCTCGTGGTCCTGGGCGTTCCCGGTGCCGAGGAGATCCGCCCGTCGGTCATCGTCGCCGCGGGCATCGTGCTCATGCTCGCAGGACTCACCGTGGTCGGGGCCGCGCAGGACGCGATCGACGGCTTCGCCCTCACGGCGACCGGCCGCATCCTGGAGCTCATCACGCAGACGATCGGTGTCGTGATCGGCATCCTCGCGGGGCTCGAGGCCGTGCGGGTGATGGGACTCGCGATGGAGCCGCCCGACACGGCGTTGCCGCTCGGCCCGCCGGTCATGCAGTTCGCCGGCGCGTCGATCATCGCGAGCGCGGTCGCCGTCTTCAACGGCGCCGGCGGACGAGTGGTCGCCGTCAGCGCGCTGCTCAGCCTGGTCGCCTGGGGCGGTTACACGGTCTCTGCCGCAGCGGGGCTCGAGGTCGCCGCGGCGAGCGGCATCGGCGCCTTCGTGGCGAGCTTCGTGGGGATCGTGGTCGCCTTCCGCCTCCATGTTCCGTCCGTCGCGGTGACGACGGCGGCGATCCTGCCGATGGTGCCGGGCGCCGCGGTGTTCCGCGGGCTTCTCGGCGTCGTCGAGTCCGCGGGCGACACTGCGGTGATGATGACCGGGTTCGCGACGCTCGTGAACGCGGCCGTCATCGGGATCAGCCTCGCCGTCGGCGCCTCGCTCGGCCTGTACCTCGGGCAGCCCGTGCGGGCGTCACTGTCGGGTGTGACCCGCTCGCGCGCGAAGCTGCGGCGCTACGACGGGCCGGGACGCAGCCACTGA
- a CDS encoding acetate/propionate family kinase — translation MSVVLVINSGSSSFKYQLLDVETETALASGLVERIGEGMGAASHKVHFTGAGAAAVDATYTQELPIPDHAVGFQVMLDAFAEHGPSLTENAPVAVGHRVVQGGARFFQPTLITDLVEINIDELSVLAPLHNPGAVQGIRAARAAFGDLPHVAVFDTAFHQTLPPAAYTYAIDRAIARKHRIRRYGFHGTSHKFVSESVAEYLGRPLRSLKQIVLHLGNGASITAIDGGHSVETSMGLTPLEGLVMGTRSGDLDPSILLVLARREEMSPAELDAFLNKSSGMLGLAGVSDMRDIEDRREAGDGPASLAFDVYIHRLRAYIGSYIAQLGGVDVISFTAGVGENSPLIRAAALETLGFLGIELDAAANEERRKGIRTISTPDSSVTVLVVPTNEELEIARQALAVARVA, via the coding sequence GTGAGCGTCGTTCTCGTCATCAACAGTGGCTCGTCCTCGTTCAAGTACCAGCTGCTGGACGTCGAGACCGAGACGGCGCTCGCCTCCGGGCTCGTCGAGCGCATCGGCGAGGGAATGGGAGCGGCCAGTCACAAGGTGCACTTCACAGGTGCGGGAGCGGCGGCCGTCGATGCGACCTACACGCAGGAGCTGCCGATCCCCGACCACGCCGTCGGCTTCCAGGTGATGCTCGACGCCTTCGCCGAGCACGGTCCGTCGCTGACCGAGAACGCACCGGTCGCCGTCGGACACCGCGTGGTCCAGGGCGGCGCGCGGTTCTTCCAGCCCACGCTCATCACCGACCTCGTAGAGATCAACATCGATGAGCTCTCGGTGCTCGCGCCGCTGCACAACCCCGGCGCCGTGCAGGGCATCCGTGCGGCGCGGGCGGCCTTCGGCGACCTGCCCCACGTCGCCGTCTTCGACACGGCCTTCCACCAGACCCTGCCGCCGGCTGCCTACACGTACGCCATCGATCGCGCCATCGCCCGCAAGCACCGCATCCGCCGGTACGGGTTCCACGGCACGAGCCACAAGTTCGTCTCGGAGTCCGTCGCCGAGTACCTCGGCCGGCCGCTGCGCAGTCTCAAGCAGATCGTGCTCCACCTCGGCAACGGCGCGTCCATCACCGCCATCGACGGCGGCCATTCGGTCGAGACGTCGATGGGGCTCACCCCGCTCGAGGGGCTCGTGATGGGCACCCGCTCGGGCGATCTGGACCCGTCGATCCTGCTCGTGCTGGCGCGACGCGAAGAGATGTCCCCGGCTGAGCTCGACGCGTTCCTGAACAAGAGCAGCGGGATGCTGGGACTCGCCGGGGTGTCGGACATGCGCGACATCGAGGACCGCCGCGAGGCCGGTGACGGTCCGGCATCGCTCGCCTTCGACGTGTACATCCATCGTCTGCGCGCCTACATCGGTTCCTACATCGCCCAGCTGGGCGGCGTCGACGTGATCTCGTTCACGGCGGGCGTCGGCGAGAACTCGCCCCTCATCCGTGCCGCGGCCCTGGAGACGCTCGGTTTCCTCGGCATCGAGCTGGATGCGGCCGCCAACGAAGAGCGGCGCAAGGGCATCCGGACGATCTCCACCCCGGACTCGTCGGTGACCGTGCTCGTCGTCCCCACGAACGAGGAGCTGGAGATCGCGCGGCAGGCGCTCGCCGTCGCCCGCGTCGCCTGA
- a CDS encoding HAD family phosphatase: MTDLPDLSSYDAVLFDLDGVLTPTAEVHMHAWQTMFEELFAAWGITPPYTEQDYFLHLDGKKRYDGVASLLRSRDVEVPWGEPDDDPSADTVCGIGNRKNEVFARVLRSEGIAPYPGSLRLVDQLRERGVPVAVVSSSKNAEEVLAAAGIRDRFDVVMDGVVAERENLASKPAPDVFLGGARMLGVDPARSAAVEDALSGAASAQAAGFALVVGVDRGVGAEALRAAGADVVVDDLAAFVD, encoded by the coding sequence GTGACCGACCTGCCCGATCTGTCTTCCTACGACGCCGTGCTCTTCGACCTCGACGGGGTGCTCACCCCGACGGCCGAGGTGCACATGCACGCCTGGCAGACGATGTTCGAGGAGCTCTTCGCCGCCTGGGGCATCACCCCGCCCTACACGGAGCAGGACTACTTCCTGCACCTGGACGGCAAGAAGCGCTACGACGGCGTCGCGAGCCTGCTTCGCTCGCGTGACGTCGAGGTGCCGTGGGGGGAGCCGGACGACGATCCGTCCGCGGACACCGTGTGCGGCATCGGCAACCGGAAGAACGAGGTCTTCGCCAGAGTGCTGCGCAGCGAGGGGATCGCGCCGTACCCCGGCTCGCTGCGCCTGGTCGACCAGCTCCGCGAGCGGGGTGTGCCCGTCGCCGTGGTCTCCAGCTCCAAGAACGCGGAAGAGGTGCTCGCCGCCGCCGGCATCCGCGACCGGTTCGACGTCGTCATGGACGGCGTTGTCGCCGAGCGCGAGAACCTCGCGTCCAAACCCGCGCCCGACGTGTTCCTCGGCGGCGCGCGGATGCTGGGCGTCGATCCCGCCCGCAGCGCCGCCGTCGAAGACGCGCTGAGCGGCGCCGCGTCCGCCCAGGCGGCGGGCTTCGCCCTCGTCGTGGGCGTCGATCGCGGCGTCGGCGCCGAGGCGCTGCGCGCCGCGGGTGCGGATGTGGTCGTGGACGACCTCGCCGCCTTCGTAGACTGA
- a CDS encoding 26S protease regulatory subunit, translating to MEDPVIDALARAVAAAPADAELRLHLATVLLDRGYTERALAEASTVLAADPGHSRAREMLARILRPPAAPETPAPLSPASDAQAPSQAPGVAGFDWSAAEAEVGHIAQPMFVGDGAPAFDERDVQRSPVTLADVGGMREVKERLESAFLAPLRNPELRALYGKSLRGGLLMYGPPGCGKTFLARAVAGELGAAFVSVGLSDILGQYMGDSERNVRELFQLARRQAPTVLFIDEIDAIGQRRSLARQNGMRGVVVSLLEELDGLGSDNEGVFVLAATNQPWDVDPALRRPGRLDRTLLVLPPDAEARHAILRHHLAGRPVEGVDLAALAVGTEGFSGADLAYVCELASENALLESSRSGVPRLIGMSDLRQSVAQIMPSTAPWLESARNVVRFGEDDGTFAQLRDYLRQTGRR from the coding sequence GTGGAGGATCCGGTCATCGACGCTCTCGCACGTGCTGTCGCCGCAGCGCCCGCGGATGCGGAGCTGCGACTTCACCTGGCGACGGTGCTGCTGGATCGGGGGTACACCGAGCGTGCACTGGCCGAGGCGAGCACCGTTCTCGCCGCTGATCCGGGTCACTCCCGCGCACGCGAGATGCTCGCCCGCATCCTCCGGCCCCCCGCCGCACCCGAGACGCCCGCACCGCTGTCCCCCGCGTCCGACGCGCAAGCTCCGAGCCAAGCTCCGGGCGTCGCCGGGTTCGACTGGTCGGCGGCGGAGGCCGAGGTGGGCCACATCGCCCAGCCGATGTTCGTCGGCGACGGCGCACCCGCATTCGACGAGCGCGACGTGCAGCGCTCGCCCGTCACGCTCGCCGACGTCGGCGGGATGCGCGAGGTCAAGGAGCGCCTCGAGTCCGCCTTCCTGGCTCCGCTGCGCAACCCCGAACTGCGCGCCCTGTACGGCAAGAGCCTGCGCGGCGGACTTCTGATGTACGGGCCGCCGGGATGCGGCAAGACCTTCCTGGCCCGCGCCGTGGCCGGCGAGCTCGGCGCCGCGTTCGTGAGCGTCGGGCTCAGCGACATCCTCGGTCAGTACATGGGCGACAGCGAACGCAACGTGCGGGAGCTGTTCCAGCTCGCCCGGAGGCAAGCGCCCACCGTGCTCTTCATCGACGAGATCGATGCGATCGGGCAGCGACGGTCTCTCGCTCGGCAGAACGGCATGCGCGGCGTCGTCGTCTCGCTCCTGGAAGAGCTCGACGGTCTCGGCAGCGACAACGAGGGCGTGTTCGTGCTCGCCGCGACCAATCAGCCGTGGGATGTGGATCCGGCGCTTCGCCGCCCGGGCAGACTCGACCGCACGCTGCTCGTTCTGCCGCCGGACGCCGAGGCGCGCCACGCGATCCTGCGGCACCACCTGGCGGGGCGCCCGGTGGAGGGCGTCGACCTCGCCGCCCTCGCCGTCGGGACCGAAGGCTTCAGCGGCGCCGATCTGGCCTATGTGTGCGAACTGGCGAGCGAGAACGCGCTGCTGGAGAGCAGTCGAAGCGGCGTTCCGCGCCTGATCGGCATGTCCGACCTCCGGCAGAGCGTCGCTCAGATCATGCCGTCCACGGCGCCCTGGCTCGAGTCGGCACGCAACGTGGTCCGCTTCGGGGAGGACGACGGAACGTTCGCGCAACTGCGCGACTACCTGCGTCAGACCGGGCGGCGATGA
- a CDS encoding DNA polymerase III subunit gamma and tau: MTTALYRRYRPEAFGEMIGQSQVTDPLMTALRGDRIGHAYLFSGPRGCGKTTSARILARCLNCAEGPTDTPCGTCDSCVELGRGGGGSLDVVEIDAASHNGVDDARDLRERAIFAPARDRFKIFILDEAHMVTPQGFNALLKLVEEPPAHVKFIFATTEPEKVIGTIRSRTHHYPFRLVPPAAMLEYVQQMCETEGVSVEPGVLPLVVRAGGGSPRDTLSLLDQLIAGSENAAIGYERAVALLGYTHAELLDEVVTAFGDLDAASAFAAVDRVVQTGQDPRRFVEDLLERLRDLIVIAATGAGASAVLRGIPSDELERMSRQAEIIGTARLSRTADIVVAALDEMSGATSPRLQLELMVARVLANAPTVGSAPHVPAAHAAARPGPAAPAVTPRAAEAAAVPVPPAPVPVAEPASAPPAPEAPAPSAPVAEPAPQAAPEIPAGPVTVQRLRDAWPEVLGRLETISRSSWLIATAARVAALDGDILTLSFRSQSDIAAFKKRTAGAGPSEDLRQAIQGVLGIRVKYIARHDQDADPGPSADAAPAAPSAPTRAEPPAPPAERPGPARASSAAPVTEWAVAPIPASDAGESPAAPVAQLAVDDEPEDAQASATRTLTVAPPAGAVLPAAEVATSFDPEEPVDPADEEMYPTDVAAIPPVVAPPAPVRSAPTDGIQRYGEAVVRQVLDARFVREEPYQQPTRFS, encoded by the coding sequence GTGACCACAGCCCTCTACCGCCGTTACCGTCCCGAGGCGTTCGGTGAGATGATCGGGCAGTCCCAGGTGACCGATCCGCTCATGACGGCCCTGCGCGGCGACCGCATCGGCCACGCCTACCTCTTCTCCGGTCCGCGCGGGTGCGGCAAGACGACGAGCGCCCGCATCCTCGCGCGCTGCCTGAACTGCGCCGAAGGTCCCACCGACACCCCCTGCGGCACGTGCGACAGCTGCGTCGAGCTCGGCCGCGGCGGCGGAGGATCCCTCGATGTCGTCGAGATCGACGCCGCCAGCCACAACGGTGTCGACGACGCGCGCGATCTCCGCGAGCGCGCGATCTTCGCCCCGGCTCGCGACCGCTTCAAGATCTTCATCCTCGACGAGGCGCACATGGTCACCCCGCAGGGGTTCAACGCGCTCCTGAAGCTCGTCGAGGAACCGCCCGCGCACGTCAAGTTCATCTTCGCCACGACCGAGCCCGAGAAGGTCATCGGCACCATCCGCTCGCGCACGCACCACTATCCGTTCCGGCTCGTCCCGCCCGCGGCGATGCTCGAGTACGTGCAGCAGATGTGCGAGACCGAGGGTGTCTCGGTCGAGCCCGGGGTACTGCCGCTGGTCGTCCGCGCCGGCGGCGGGTCGCCGCGAGACACGCTGTCGCTGCTCGACCAGCTCATCGCCGGGTCCGAGAACGCGGCGATCGGCTACGAACGTGCGGTCGCGCTCCTGGGTTACACGCACGCCGAGCTGCTCGACGAGGTCGTCACCGCCTTCGGTGACCTCGACGCCGCGTCCGCGTTCGCCGCGGTCGACCGGGTGGTCCAGACGGGGCAAGACCCGCGGCGTTTCGTCGAAGACCTGCTCGAGCGTCTTCGCGATCTCATCGTCATCGCCGCAACCGGTGCGGGGGCGTCCGCCGTGCTGCGCGGCATCCCGTCCGACGAGCTCGAGCGCATGTCGCGGCAGGCCGAGATCATCGGTACCGCGCGCCTCTCGCGCACCGCGGACATCGTCGTGGCGGCCCTCGACGAGATGTCGGGAGCCACCTCTCCGCGCCTCCAGCTCGAACTCATGGTCGCCCGGGTGCTGGCGAACGCCCCCACCGTCGGTTCGGCTCCTCATGTCCCTGCGGCTCACGCGGCGGCGCGTCCCGGCCCGGCGGCCCCTGCCGTCACCCCCCGTGCGGCCGAGGCTGCGGCCGTGCCGGTTCCGCCGGCTCCCGTCCCGGTTGCGGAGCCCGCATCCGCCCCGCCCGCGCCCGAGGCGCCCGCCCCCTCCGCGCCCGTCGCCGAGCCGGCGCCGCAGGCCGCGCCCGAGATCCCGGCCGGTCCGGTCACGGTGCAGCGACTGCGTGACGCGTGGCCCGAGGTCCTCGGCCGGCTCGAGACCATCAGCCGAAGCTCGTGGCTGATCGCGACGGCGGCTCGCGTCGCGGCGCTCGATGGCGACATCCTCACGCTCAGCTTCCGAAGCCAGAGCGACATCGCCGCTTTCAAGAAGCGCACGGCGGGTGCGGGGCCCAGCGAAGATCTGCGCCAGGCGATCCAGGGCGTGCTCGGCATCCGGGTCAAGTACATCGCGCGCCACGACCAGGACGCCGACCCCGGCCCGTCCGCGGATGCGGCTCCCGCTGCGCCCTCCGCTCCGACCCGTGCGGAACCGCCCGCCCCGCCGGCCGAGCGCCCGGGTCCTGCTCGTGCGTCCTCCGCGGCTCCGGTCACGGAGTGGGCCGTGGCGCCGATCCCCGCCTCGGATGCGGGGGAGTCGCCCGCGGCGCCCGTCGCGCAGCTGGCCGTCGACGACGAGCCCGAAGACGCCCAGGCGTCTGCGACGCGCACGCTGACGGTGGCGCCGCCCGCGGGGGCCGTGCTGCCCGCGGCCGAGGTGGCGACCTCGTTCGACCCGGAAGAGCCGGTCGACCCTGCCGACGAAGAGATGTACCCGACGGATGTGGCGGCCATCCCGCCCGTCGTCGCCCCGCCCGCGCCGGTTCGCTCCGCGCCGACCGACGGCATCCAGCGCTACGGCGAGGCCGTGGTGCGCCAAGTGCTCGATGCGCGCTTCGTGCGTGAAGAGCCGTATCAGCAGCCGACGAGGTTCTCCTGA
- the recR gene encoding recombination mediator RecR, translating to MYDGIVQNLIDEFGRLPGIGPKSAQRITFHILQTPNFDVSQLAQLLVEVREKVRFCEICGNVSEQDRCAICRDPRRNETLICVVEDAKDVAAIERTREFRGLYHVLGGAISPIAGVGPDDLRITQLMQRLADGTVQEVILATNPNLEGEATATYLSRLLTTLSIRVTRLASGLPVGGDLEYADEVTLGRAFEGRRAI from the coding sequence ATGTACGACGGCATCGTCCAGAACCTGATCGACGAGTTCGGCCGCCTGCCGGGGATCGGCCCGAAGTCGGCGCAGCGGATCACGTTCCACATCCTGCAGACGCCGAACTTCGACGTCTCCCAGCTCGCCCAGCTCCTCGTCGAGGTGCGCGAGAAGGTGCGTTTCTGTGAGATCTGCGGCAACGTCTCGGAGCAGGACCGCTGCGCCATCTGTCGGGATCCGCGGCGCAACGAGACGCTCATCTGCGTCGTCGAAGACGCGAAGGATGTGGCGGCGATCGAGCGCACCCGCGAGTTCCGTGGGCTCTACCACGTGCTCGGCGGCGCGATCAGCCCGATCGCGGGCGTCGGTCCCGACGACCTGCGCATCACGCAACTGATGCAGCGCCTCGCCGACGGCACCGTGCAGGAGGTGATCCTCGCCACCAACCCGAACCTGGAGGGCGAGGCGACGGCGACCTATCTGAGCCGTCTGCTCACGACGCTGTCGATCCGCGTGACCCGACTCGCCTCCGGTCTCCCGGTCGGCGGCGACCTGGAGTACGCGGACGAGGTGACGCTCGGGCGGGCCTTCGAGGGTCGCCGCGCCATCTGA
- a CDS encoding tetratricopeptide repeat protein: MSETSDVALAHAQTLLELGRHDEALREAGRELARRPDSAPALRISAECLRLLQRAGEADDLARQAVALYPDEAWDWRLAALTALDLHRWDDAAGGADAVRRLSGETPWALSVYAEVMLGCSRADDAIEALDAALRQQPDDPDLHAQLADALIRAGRRRDAEAHVSAALAIDPMHPWGRRLWPAIRRGSDDAEAAIQLARMLGESPQDTDTEAAFEMASTRLLVPPLAIVAVASALILALCALGAGLFGWRVETTTPAVAVIVAQICVWAAALGLLALWTSRLRRRLGSLFEPIVRSRLTEGPIVLFSSIYLAGALALTGIGILMGALAGDPTGTIIMLGGALSAYTAAVLVAALALVARLTYRRGRALAPLLYLALAPGAVVGVVLLVLFLAGAVLYIIAWGLSGERLPEPFWNRLPDRRRQAPSSQRT; the protein is encoded by the coding sequence ATGAGCGAGACGTCCGACGTCGCGCTGGCGCACGCGCAGACGCTCCTCGAGCTCGGTCGCCACGACGAGGCCCTCCGCGAGGCGGGACGCGAGCTCGCCCGACGACCGGACTCGGCGCCGGCGCTGCGGATCAGCGCCGAGTGCCTACGGCTGCTCCAGCGGGCAGGCGAGGCGGACGATCTCGCCCGTCAGGCTGTGGCCCTCTACCCGGACGAGGCCTGGGATTGGCGTCTGGCCGCTCTCACGGCGCTGGATCTGCACCGTTGGGATGATGCCGCCGGGGGCGCGGACGCCGTGCGGCGGCTGTCCGGAGAGACCCCCTGGGCCCTCTCGGTGTACGCCGAGGTCATGCTCGGCTGCAGCCGAGCGGACGACGCGATCGAGGCGCTCGACGCGGCGCTGCGCCAGCAACCCGATGATCCCGACCTCCACGCGCAGCTGGCCGACGCGCTCATACGCGCGGGGCGACGCAGGGACGCGGAGGCACACGTGAGCGCCGCGCTGGCGATCGATCCGATGCATCCATGGGGCCGGCGCCTGTGGCCCGCGATCAGACGCGGATCGGATGACGCGGAGGCGGCGATCCAGCTCGCCCGGATGCTGGGCGAGTCACCGCAGGACACCGACACAGAGGCGGCGTTCGAGATGGCGAGCACGCGCCTGCTCGTCCCGCCGCTGGCGATCGTCGCGGTCGCGAGCGCCCTGATCCTCGCGCTCTGCGCGCTCGGAGCAGGCCTGTTCGGCTGGCGTGTCGAGACGACCACCCCCGCCGTCGCCGTCATCGTGGCGCAGATCTGCGTATGGGCGGCGGCGCTCGGACTCCTCGCGCTGTGGACCAGCCGCCTGCGCCGACGGCTGGGCTCGCTGTTCGAGCCGATCGTGCGCTCGCGTCTGACCGAGGGGCCGATCGTGCTCTTCTCCTCGATCTATCTGGCGGGAGCGCTCGCGTTGACCGGCATCGGCATCCTGATGGGCGCGCTCGCGGGCGACCCGACCGGCACGATCATCATGCTGGGGGGCGCCCTGAGCGCGTACACGGCGGCGGTCCTCGTCGCAGCCCTCGCGCTGGTGGCGAGACTGACCTACCGCCGCGGACGCGCGCTCGCACCACTGCTCTATCTCGCGCTGGCGCCCGGCGCCGTGGTCGGCGTCGTGCTGCTCGTGCTGTTCCTGGCGGGAGCGGTGCTCTACATCATCGCGTGGGGTCTGTCGGGCGAGCGGCTGCCGGAGCCGTTCTGGAACCGGCTGCCGGACCGACGCCGCCAGGCACCTTCGTCACAGCGGACGTAG
- a CDS encoding aspartate kinase, which yields MALIVQKYGGSSVADAESIKRVAKRIVDTRRAGHDVVVAVSAMGDTTDELLDLANEVAPIPAPRELDMLLSSGERISMALLAMAIHSMGFEARSFTGSQAGMITDAKHGAARIVDVTPVRLREALDEGAIVIVAGFQGFNRDTRDITTLGRGGSDTTAVALAAALGADVCEIYSDVDGIFTADPRVVPRARKLPVVSTEEMLELAANGAKVLYIRAVEYARRHGVVIHARSTFSSSEGTYVLDAQQRSAYIPEGEAMEEPIVAGVATDLSQAKITVIGVPDVPGKAAEIFKIVAKSGANVDMIVQNVSAAATARTDISFTLPKSDAPAALKALAADQLDVGFEALVHDDQIGKLSVVGAGMRTNSGVSATLFEALSTAGINIEMISTSEIRISVVLRADDIAEAARVVHTAYGLDGEGDAVVYAGSGR from the coding sequence GTGGCGTTGATCGTCCAGAAGTACGGCGGGTCGTCGGTCGCCGACGCCGAGAGCATCAAGCGCGTCGCGAAGCGCATCGTCGACACGCGTCGCGCCGGTCACGACGTCGTCGTGGCGGTCAGTGCGATGGGTGACACGACCGACGAGCTTCTCGATCTGGCGAACGAGGTCGCGCCGATCCCCGCCCCCCGCGAACTCGACATGCTGCTCTCCTCGGGAGAGCGCATCTCGATGGCGTTGCTGGCCATGGCGATCCACTCGATGGGCTTCGAGGCGCGCTCCTTCACCGGCAGCCAGGCCGGCATGATCACCGACGCGAAGCACGGTGCGGCCCGCATCGTCGATGTGACCCCTGTGCGCCTGCGTGAAGCGCTGGACGAGGGCGCGATCGTCATCGTCGCCGGCTTCCAAGGCTTCAACCGCGACACCCGCGACATCACGACCCTCGGCCGCGGCGGTTCCGACACCACGGCCGTCGCGCTGGCCGCCGCCCTGGGCGCCGACGTCTGCGAGATCTACAGCGACGTCGACGGCATCTTCACCGCAGACCCGCGGGTCGTCCCGCGTGCCAGGAAGCTCCCCGTCGTCTCGACGGAGGAGATGCTGGAGCTCGCCGCCAACGGCGCGAAGGTGCTGTACATCCGCGCGGTCGAGTATGCGCGCCGCCACGGCGTCGTCATCCACGCGCGCTCCACCTTCAGTTCGAGCGAGGGCACCTACGTGCTCGACGCACAGCAGCGTTCCGCCTACATCCCCGAGGGAGAAGCCATGGAAGAGCCGATCGTCGCCGGCGTCGCCACCGACCTCAGCCAGGCCAAGATCACCGTCATCGGTGTTCCCGACGTGCCCGGCAAGGCCGCGGAGATCTTCAAGATCGTCGCCAAGTCCGGTGCCAACGTCGACATGATCGTGCAGAACGTGTCGGCCGCCGCGACTGCCCGCACCGACATCTCCTTCACACTGCCCAAGTCGGACGCCCCCGCCGCACTGAAGGCTCTGGCAGCCGACCAGCTGGATGTCGGTTTCGAGGCGCTCGTGCACGACGACCAGATCGGCAAGCTGTCTGTCGTGGGTGCGGGTATGCGCACGAACTCCGGCGTCAGCGCGACCCTGTTCGAGGCGTTGAGCACCGCGGGCATCAACATCGAGATGATCTCCACCTCGGAGATCCGCATCTCGGTCGTGCTGCGTGCCGACGACATCGCGGAGGCCGCGCGCGTCGTGCACACGGCCTACGGCCTCGACGGCGAGGGCGACGCGGTCGTCTACGCCGGCAGCGGGCGCTGA